The Cicer arietinum cultivar CDC Frontier isolate Library 1 unplaced genomic scaffold, Cicar.CDCFrontier_v2.0 Ca_scaffold_934_v2.0, whole genome shotgun sequence region AGTTAACGTATATGTTAAGCAAAatgttgaaaaacaaaatttcctTTGTTCTGGATGCAGATAAATGGACCAATGGAGAGACAACAGTGACGAAATATATGAAGGTTTAGAACCTGATTTTGAGGATATGGATGACGGTGTGGAACGTGATTTCAACgaaatgtatgatgattttGATGCAATGAATGACACTGTGAACAACAGAGGTGAAGCTGTTATGGTTGATTTGACTGATGCGTTTAGCACCGACGTGAAGTTTGATACGCGAGATGATTTATTGAAATGGGCTAGAAATGTTGGAAGGGAAAATGGAATTGTCGTTGTTATTTTTAGATCTGAAACTGCGACAACAGGACCAAtaacaaagacaaaattaattcttggttgtgaaagaagCGGTAAATATAGACCTTGGAAGAATCCTAAACCTACGTGGAGTACTTGGAGTAGAAAATATGAATGCCCGTTTAGATTGAGAGGTACACCATCAAATGTTGGTGATGGATGGTATCTGCATGTAGTATGTGGTGTCCATAACCACGAATTGGCCAAAAAACTAACTGGTCATGCTTTCTTAGGTCGATTGTCTCAGGAAGAGAAAATTGTACTTGGTGATATGACAAAGAATATGATCAAACCATGAAACATATTGATGACAATAAAGGATCATAATGttacaattttgacgacaataaaACAAGTTTGCAATGCACGTCAAGCATTTCATTCATCACTTAGAGGTAATAGAATAGAAATGCAACATCTTTTGACATTGATGGAACGCGAAAAATATGTCTATCGATATAGGAAGGTAAATGGTTCAGATGAGTTGATGGATATATTTTGGGCTCATCCAGACGCTAtcactcttgtaaataattttcacataatattgATAATGGATAGCAGATACAAGACATGTAGGTATTGAttgccattacttgaaattattGGTGTTACATCTACTTAAATGACATTTTGTGTGGGATTTGTGTATCTACAGTCTGAGTGTGCTGATAATTTTACATGGGCACTACAAATGTTGAAAGAAAAGATTACAGGTGGTGAAGTTGAAGTAACTGTTACTAATAGAGATCTTGCTTTGATGAACgcatttgaatatgtttttccaAAAGGAGTCAATATATTATGCTTGTTTCATGTATGCAAAAATGTCAAAGCGAAGTGCAAGATGACTGTTTTTCCAAAAAAGAAGCAAGTGCAAATAATGGAGGCATGGGAGGCTCTTGTTTAGGTTTGAATAAAtttaagatgtggtatattgataaacaactcaatagtaattcaagtacttgagaactttttagaatgatatgaaaatctaatgcaagtacttagaaaaatcagaattttgttcaaagttgttcaaatgaattaattcaaggatggttaatttttgatctgaagttatggggtatttatactccataaaacatcctttcagattcgtggccattgatccaagaggtttgatgaaaaattacaatgttctagaggcattccagatctgaaaaattgtaatgtttccaggtgtattcgaatacagtatatgtgtattcgaatacacgtctttgtaacgttcaaaaaattcaaattttacatcttgtattcgaatacacatcagtgtagtcgaatacagatcaatgtattttagcctctgacttaacttgtattcgactacatatgagtgtagtcgaatacatttggctactgacttagcatgtagtcgactacagatgggtgtagtcgaatacacttggccactgacttagcttgtagtcgactacagatgcgtgtagtcgaatacaccttttaaagttttgcttctgacttaagttgtattcgaatacaacatggtgtattcgaatacacttatgcaaattgttaaaaatatgattttaaatgatttgttaatgttgtttttgattttcgaaaacatgttaaatgcatatgtaaatatgaattgttctcaagtatttgaactattgatttgtatcatatacctttacatttaatcatttattatttggatttggaagcttattcaagatggtatgatcttctttttgatcttgctgcattgtccatagttggtggtcttgtcgtcattCAAAAAGCTCACACCTCGACCATCAGTCACCAAGGTTCAACAACTGAGAGTTCTTATCTTCAAGGATTGGTTGCCGGTTGAAATTTACAAATTCATAGATGACATTATTAACATGGGCGAGGATGGTAATTGTGGATATCGTGCAGTTGCAGCTTTACCTGGAATGAGTGAGAACTTTggggcattcattcatcaagagTGTGTGGTAGAACTTCAAGAAATTATGTAAATTACGCGAGATCGCGTATCCATCAACTACGTCGATGTGTCCACCTGTTGACAAGGTTAAAACAAAGGGTGCACCTAAAAAAGGCAAAAGTAAGGTatcaaaaagagataaatcaacCAAGCGTCATCCATCTTGGTGGGAGTATGTGGATGCAAGTGTTCGATGCAGTGGCACAAATGCAGGTAGTACTTTAACATCTAATAAAGTACAACAACCTCGATCATCAGTCAAAAATCTCACACCTCGACCATCAGTCAGCAAGGTTCAACAACCGAGAGTTCTTATCTTCAAGGCGTGGTTGTCGGTTGAAATTTACAAATTCATAGATGACATTATTGACATGGGCGAGGATGGTAATTGTGGATATCGTGCAGTTGCAGCTTTATTTGGAATGAGTGAGAACTCTTGGGCATTCAT contains the following coding sequences:
- the LOC140919136 gene encoding uncharacterized protein, whose translation is MCPPVDKVKTKGAPKKGKSKVSKRDKSTKRHPSWWEYVDASVRCSGTNAGSTLTSNKVQQPRSSVKNLTPRPSVSKVQQPRVLIFKAWLSVEIYKFIDDIIDMGEDGNCGYRAVAALFGMSENSWAFIRQECVVELQEFMSITR
- the LOC101488519 gene encoding uncharacterized protein, translated to MDQWRDNSDEIYEGLEPDFEDMDDGVERDFNEMYDDFDAMNDTVNNRGEAVMVDLTDAFSTDVKFDTRDDLLKWARNVGRENGIVVVIFRSETATTGPITKTKLILGCERSGKYRPWKNPKPTWSTWSRKYECPFRLRGTPSNVGDGWYLHVVCGVHNHELAKKLTGHAFLGRLSQEEKIVLGDMTKNMIKP